One window from the genome of Labeo rohita strain BAU-BD-2019 chromosome 10, IGBB_LRoh.1.0, whole genome shotgun sequence encodes:
- the LOC127172342 gene encoding C-type lectin domain family 4 member K-like yields the protein MHKRTTQKMDKAGQMRTDNIYENADAIRGEITMEIEDLNTTRIQPPQQTVSDCVKIRNYRAAVVCLVLLCVLLLTAVIVLCFTFTQEISKNENLTNVRNQLILKNTNLTNERDQLILKNTNLTSERDQLILKNTNLTNERDQLILKSTNLTNERDQLLLKNTNLTNEREQLLLKNTNLTSERDQLILKNTNLTNQRDQLILKSTNLTNDRDQLILRSTNLTNERNQLLPKNTNLTSERDQLILKSTNLTNERNQLKQENNDLQRRLGKVDGWIYHQCSYYYISNETKNWYDNRRYCTERGADLIIINNLEEQEFVRNISGYVDVWIGLTNSNLEGRWKWVDNSTLTSGFWGYGKPYSYYEDCAVSYISWWHAYSCNSALKWICET from the exons ATGCATAAAAGAACAACTCAGAAAATGGACAAAGCGGGACAAATGAGGACTGATAATATCTATGAAAATGCTGATGCTATAAGAGGTGAAATCACAATGGAGATAGAAGACTTGAATACAACAAGAATCCAGCCACCTCAACAAACAG TAAGCGATTGTGTGAAGATCAGAAACTACAGAGCAGCTGTAGTGTGTTTGGTGCTGCTGTGCGTTCTTCTGCTGACTGCAGTCATAGTGCTGTGTTTCACCTTCACTCAAGAGATATCCAAGAATGAAAACCTGACCAATGTGAGAAACCAGCTAatactcaaaaacacaaacttgaCCAATGAGAGAGACCAGCTAATACTCAAGAACACAAACCTGACCAGTGAGAGAGACCAGCTaatacttaaaaacacaaacctgACCAATGAGAGAGACCAGCTAATACTCAAGAGCACAAACCTGACCAATGAAAGAGACCAGCTAttacttaaaaacacaaacctgACCAATGAGAGAGAGCAGCTATTACTCAAGAACACAAACCTGACCAGTGAGAGAGACCAGCTaatacttaaaaacacaaacctgACCAATCAGAGAGACCAGCTAATACTCAAGAGCACAAACCTGACCAATGACAGAGACCAGTTAATACTCAGGAGCACAAACCTGACCAATGAGAGAAACCAGCTATTACCCAAGAACACAAACCTGACCAGTGAGAGAGACCAGCTAATACTCAAGAGCACAAACCTGACCAATGAAAGAAACCAGCTAAAACAGGAGAACAATGATCTTCAAAGGCGTCTTGGTAAAGTGG ATGGTTGGATTTACCATCAATGCAGTTACTACTACATATCCAATGAGACAAAGAACTGGTATGACAACAGAAGATACTGTACAGAGAGAGGAGCAGATCTGATCATAATAAACAACCTAGAGGAACAA GAATTTGTTAGGAACATTTCTGGTTATGTGGATGTCTGGATTGGTCTGACTAACAGTAATTTGGAGGGCAGATGGAAATGGGTTGATAACAGCACACTGACCTCTGG GTTCTGGGGGTATGGAAAGCCCTATAGTTACTATGAAGACTGTGCTGTAAGTTATATCTCATGGTGGCATGCTTATTCATGTAACAGTGCTCTTAAATGGATCTGTGAGACTTAA
- the LOC127172355 gene encoding CD209 antigen-like protein 2: MSEDTYDDVIRTESERMKTHRAEMTVVIYENADCERVYDFRTGTNTHQPRQHTGSDSVRIRNYRSAVVCLVLLCVLLLTALIVLCVHIHTNKINYTQVRDELIIKKGNLSNDRDQLPAVGKDQCSYNPKWITYKRSSYYISSEWKNWADSRQDCLQRGADLIIVNDKEEQEYITMVTSGNIVWIGLTDSDTEGVWKWVDGSTLTTGFWNPVEPNNKTGNEDCAVSYFHWADYPCNFTFVWICEMNLEV; encoded by the exons ATGTCTGAAGATACTTATGACGATGTGATCAGGACTGAGTCTGAGAGAATGAAGACACACAGAGCAGAGATGACGGTGGTTATCTATGAGAATGCAGACTGTGAGAGAGTTTATGACTTCAGGACAGggacaaacacacaccaacCACGTCAGCATACAG GAAGTGATTCGGTGAGGATCAGAAACTACAGATCAGCTGTAGTGTGTTTAGTGCTGCTGTGTGTTCTTCTGCTGACTGCACTCATAGTGCTGTGTGTCCACATtcatacaaacaaaataaactacACACAAGTGAGAGAtgagttaataataaaaaaaggaaatctgTCGAATGACAGAGACCAGCTTCCAGCTGTTGGCAAAG ATCAGTGCTCTTACAACCCTAAATGGATAACATACAAGCGCAGTTCCTACTACATTTCCTCTGAGTGGAAGAACTGGGCTGACAGCAGACAAGACTGTTTGCAGAGAGGAGCAGATTTAATCATCGTAAATGACAAAGAGGAACAA GAATATATTACAATGGTCACTAGTGGAAACATTGTGTGGATTGGCCTGACTGACAGTGATACAGAGGGGGTCTGGAAGTGGGTTGATGGCAGCACACTGACCACTGG GTTCTGGAATCCTGTGGAGCCCAATAACAAAACTGGAAATGAGGATTGTGCTGTATCTTACTTTCACTGGGCTGATTATCCATGTAATTTTACCTTTGTATGGATTTGTGAGATGAATTTAGAGGTTTAA
- the LOC127172353 gene encoding C-type lectin domain family 4 member M-like: MSDEIYDKVIRTESERMKINRAEMTMVIYENAECVRVYDFRTETNTEQPPQHKEKCIYYKSSFYYLSTGKKNWNESRQDCLQRRADLIIINDTKELDFVMNITDKREFWIGVTDTVEEGTWKWVDGSTLTSGFWATNGQISEPNGKRDENCAVTCLTRHPELIGWIDVNCNGDYQWICEKSI, encoded by the exons ATGTCTGATGAAATTTATGACAAAGTGATCAGGACTGAGTCTGAGAGAATGAAGATAAACAGAGCAGAGATGACGATGGTTATCTATGAGAATGCAGAATGTGTGAGAGTTTATGACTTCAGGACAGAGACAAACACAGAGCAGCCACCTCAGCACAAAG aaaaatgtatttactacaAATCTAGTTTTTACTACTTGTCCACTGGAAAGAAGAACTGGAACGAGAGCAGACAAGACTGTTTACAGAGAAGAGCAGATCTGATCATCATAAATGACACAAAGGAACTA GATTTTGTTATGAACATTACTGATAAAAGAGAATTCTGGATTGGTGTGACTGACACTGTTGAAGAGGGCACATGGAAATGGGTTGATGGCAGCACACTGACCTCTGG GTTCTGGGCGACCAATGGACAAATATCAGAGCCAAATGGAAAACGAGATGAGAATTGTGCTGTGACTTGTTTAACAAGACACCCTGAATTAATAGGGTGGATTGATGTTAATTGCAATGGTGATTATCAATGGATCTGTGAGAAGAGTATATGA
- the LOC127172349 gene encoding CD209 antigen-like protein A, translating into MSDIYDDVIITEPERIETSREEMAVAIYENPDYVRDHDFKRETSTPRPLQHTGGASVKVRSSRAAVVCLVLLCVLLLTAVIVLCVHIHTNNTNYTKEKDQLLTGNTNLTEEKDQCSDDPKWITYKRSSYYISSEWKNWFESRQDCLQRGADLIIINDKEEQRFVTKVTSANIVWIGLTDSDEEGVWKWVDGSTLTSGIWRFWRPGEPNKAIGDEDCAVTNFEWADYPCLHTFAWICEKDLEV; encoded by the exons ATGTCTGATATTTATGATGATGTGATCATTACTGAGCCTGAGAGAATTGAAACAAGCAGAGAGGAGATGGCGGTGGCCATCTATGAGAATCCAGACTATGTGAGAGATCATGATTTTAAGAGAGAGACAAGCACACCCCGACCACTTCAGCATACAG GAGGTGCCTCTGTGAAGGTCAGAAGCTCCAGAGCAGCTGTAGTGTGTTTGGTGCTGCTGTGTGTTCTTCTGCTGACTGCAGTCATAGTGTTATGTGTCCACATCCATacaaacaacacaaactacacGAAAGAGAAAGACCAGCTACTAACCGGGAATACCAACCTCACAGAAGAAAAAG atcaATGCTCTGATGACCCCAAATGGATAACATACAAGCGTAGTTCCTACTACATTTCCTCTGAGTGGAAGAACTGGTTTGAAAGCAGACAAGACTGTTTGCAGAGAGGAGCAGATCTGATCATCATAAACGACAAAGAGGAACAA AGATTTGTTACAAAGGTTACTAGTGCAAACATTGTGTGGATTGGTCTGACTGACAGTGATGAAGAGGGGGTCTGGAAGTGGGTTGATGGCAGCACACTGACCTCTGG GATCTGGAGATTCTGGCGCCCCGGTGAGCCCAACAAAGCAATTGGAGATGAGGATTGTGCTGTTACTAACTTTGAGTGGGCTGACTATCCATGTCTTCACACCTTTGCATGGATTTGTGAGAAGGATTTAGAGGTTTAA
- the LOC127172352 gene encoding C-type lectin domain family 17, member A-like, which yields MLLCVLLLTAVIVLCVQVFTNIDLFQTKCQNIMEERDQLLTKITNLSQERDWLLNKNTDLANERDELISKNNNTTKQRDQCNQEKNEILKSLHEFDGWIYFKFSLYYNSSERMNWTESRRYCTERGADLIIINNRQEQDLFCNGGVVWVGLGDSDEEGTRKWVDGSTWTPRLWDPQEPNSCIGIDDDCAQTDLPGLSNYPCDNAFRWICEKSILTPILP from the exons ATGCTGCTGTGTGTTCTTCTGCTGACTGCAGTCATAGTGCTGTGTGTCCAAGTCTTTACAAACATTGACCTGTTTCAAACCAAGTGCCAAAACATCATGGAAGAAAGAGACCAACTACTAACTAAGATTACAAATCTTTCACAAGAAAGAGACTGGctgctaaacaaaaacacagacttGGCAAATGAAAGGGATGAATTAATATCCAAGAATAACAACACGACTAAACAAAGAGACCAGTGCAATCAagagaaaaatgaaatattgaaaaGTCTTCATGAATTCG atggatggatttactttaaattcagTCTTTACTACAATTCCTCTGAGAGGATGAACTGGACTGAGAGCAGAAGATACTGTACAGAGAGAGGAGCAGAtctgattattattaacaacagaCAGGAACAA GATTTGTTTTGTAATGGTGGTGTAGTCTGGGTTGGTCTGGGTGACAGTGATGAAGAGGGCACACGAAAATGGGTTGATGGCAGCACATGGACTCCTAG GTTGTGGGATCCTCAAGAGCCTAACAGTTGCATTGGAATAGATGATGACTGTGCTCAAACTGATTTACCAGGATTGTCTAATTATCCATGTGATAATGCTTTTAGATGGATCTGTGAGAAGAGCATTTTAACCCCCATACTGCCCTAG